TCATATCCAAAAAGTCCTTCAATACACAAAAGGCAATAAAGCCGAAGCTGCCAGACTGCTGGAAATCGGTATTGCAACGCTGTACCGTAAGCTGGAGGAGTATGGATGGAGGTAGACGGGTTCCGGGTTTCGGGGTTTGAGCGCCGGAGAGTTTTAGGGTTTGAGTGTTTTAGCGTTTCGGGATGCAGGGTCGGAGAGTTTGAGCGTCCGAGAGTTATAAAAATGAAATACGGACCAAAAGCCATGAATCCGGAAATATTGAATAAAAGACCAATATCTGGTGGCTGAGTCTCCCGAAGCCACCAGTGGTAATGTCTGAAATCTGAGGTCTGAGGTCTGGTATCTGAAATCTTGGCTCTTGGCTCTTGTTTCTTGAATCTTGAATTCACTCTTCACTTGCGAAGCAAAATTCACCCTTGACAGTTTCCGTCTGAAATCTGATGTCTCACATCTAACCCTTATCATTTCAATAAACGAACCTATCAAAATGATAGGCTTTCGTGTTTTGGTATGGTTGAGTTATTTTATTTAAATATTTGGTTATTAGTTGTTTGGGTGTTTTATTTTTGAAATGGACCTTCTTTTGGCCTATAGGATGTGAATAAAATATTTTAAAAATGACAATTTCAAGAAAAACGTTCAAAAAACGTGAGCACACCAGCTTCAGTCAGCTGGTAGTAGCGTATGTAGTTCTTACTCTTTTAATCCTAATGATTTCGATATGATGCTGATAAGTTTAATCCTGCTTTTTGCAGTGATGTTCTGGCTTCTTTACAAATCCGTTGAATTTTTTGATAAAATATAAAGCTATGTGGAGTTTATTTTTCCTTTCAATTCTGGCCTTTGTGTACATCTGCTATGTTTTGGTAAAACCTGAAAAATTTTAACCGGTCATGAATACAGAAATTTTAGGCGTTATTGCCATGTTTGTCATTACATTAGTTATTGGAATATTTCTTGGGAAATACATTGCTAATGTGTACGGGTACAAAAAGACCTTTTTGGATCCTGTTTTTGAACCTGTTGAAAAATTAATTTATAAAATATCAGGAATTAACCCGGCCCGTCAGATGACCTGGAAACAGAATATGTATGCCATGCTGACGATCAACCTGGTTTGGTTCGTTATAGGATTCCTGATCCTGATGACCCAGGCGTGGCTTCCTTTAAATCCAGACGGAAACCCGAATATGTCACCTGATCTCGCTTTTAATACAGCTATTTCCTTTTTGGTGAACTGTAACCTTCAGCATTATTCAGGAGAAACGGGAGTCAGTTATTTAAGCCAGCTTTATCTGATGTTCCTGCAGTTTGTGACCGCAGCTACCGGAATGGCGGCTATGGCTGTTCTTTTCAAAGCTTTTAAAGATAAAACAACTACAGAATTAGGGAATTTCTATGATTTTTTTACTAAATCTGTGATCAGAATACTCGTTCCGGTGAGTATCCTTGTTGCCATGATCCTTTCTGCCAACGGAAGCCCGATGACTTTCGAAGGGAAAGATCATATCACAACGCTGGAAGGACAGAAAATTGATGTTTCAAGAGGTCCTGTAGCCGCTTTTGTGGCAATCAAGCATTTGGGAACCAATGGAGGAGGTTTCTTCGGAGCCAACTCAGCACATCCGCTTGAGAATCCTAATTATGTAACGAATATGACTGAAATGGTCACTCAGATGATCATTCCGTTTGCATTGGTTTTTGCCTTGGGATTTTACCTGAAAAAGAGAAAACTGTCATGGGTAATATTTACCGTAATGACGGTTGGTTTTCTGGCCCTTGCCGTTCCAAATATTGTCAATGAAACAAACGGTAATCCACTGATCACACAAATGGGTGCCGACAGCAGTCTTGGAGCTATGGAAGGCAAAGAAATCCGTTTCGGAAGTGCATCTTCAGGATATTGGAGTATCGCAACGACAGTGATCTCAACAGGTTCCGTGAACTCAATGCATGACAGCACAATGCCGCTTTCCGGAATGAACGAACTGCTGGCCATGATGATCAACTGCTTCTACGGAGGCTGCGGTGTCGGAATTCTCAATTATTTCATCTTTATCATTCTCGCTGTATTCATCAGTGGTTTGATGGTAGGAAGGACGCCGGAATTCATGGGTAAAAAGATCGAAGCCAAAGAAATGAAAATCGCCATGATCGTTGCGCTGTTCCATCCGTTCTTAATATTGGTAGGAACTGCATTAACGGCTTATCTGCCGGAATTTGGAGCCAAAACATTGAATAATCCGGGCTTCCACGGGTTCAGTGAAATGTTGTACGAGTTTACTTCTTCTTCTGCGAACAACGGTTCCGGATTTGAAGGGCTTGGTGACAATACCCCATGGTGGAATATCTTAACAGGAATCGTGTTGCTGTTATCCAGATTTATTCCGATCATCGGACCGATAGCGATTGCAGGATTATTGGCACAGAAAAAATTCATCCCGGAAAGTTCAGGAACGCTAAAAACGGATACGGCCACTTTCGGCTTTATGACGCTGGCGGTGATCCTTCTTATTGCGGCGTTGTCTTTCTTCCCGGCCCTTACATTAGGACCTATTGCAGAACAGATCCAGTATTTCTCTAAATAAATATTAAAGATTAAAATCAATAGTCAACCATTAGGAAGATTGAAATATCAGGGAACCAGTCTAAACTCATCTAAACATTCACCTGAATATATTATCCATTTTCACTCCTTTTCGTTTTAATCTGTCTTAATGGTTACCGTTGATTACAATTATATAACTCTTTCAAAAAAATGAAAAATCAATCACAGACATTGTTTCAAAAAGATTTGGTGAACGAAGCGATCAAACAGTCCTTCGTCAAGCTGAATCCGAAAATCATGTTTAAAAATCCCGTGATGTTCCTGGTAGAAGTCGGAACGGTTGTGATGTTTATCGTAAGTCTTTTCAGTCTTACAGGAGATCAATCACAGGGGAGCTTTGCTTATAACTTTACCGTATTTATTATCTTATTTTTCACCGTTCTTTTCGCCAATTTTGCAGAAGCCATTGCAGAAGCCAGAGGAAAAGCACAGGCAGATACCCTCAGAAAAACCCGTGAAGAAACTCCCGCTAAAGTGGTGGTGGACAACAAACCCGGCTTTCAGGTAGAAACTGTTCTCAGGATGTCTGCCGAAATGAAACTGGGCGATATTTTCCTTTGTGAAACCGGGGATCAGATCCCTATGGACGGGGAGATTATTGAAGGACTTGCTACTATTGATGAATCGGCAATCACCGGAGAAAGTGCTCCTGTGATCCGTGAATCCGGTGGTGATAAAAGTTCTGTAACGGGAGGTACAAAGGTTCTTTCCGACAGAATAAAAGTAAAAGTGACAACCAAACCCGGAGAATCCTTTTTAGATAAAATGATTGCCCTTGTAGAAGGAGCGTCAAGACAGAAAACACCTAATGAAATCGCATTAACTATACTTTTGGCAGGATTTACCCTGACCTTTATTATCGTAACACTCACTTTAAAACCTTTTGCAAATTACGCGCAGACTCCCATTACCATTGCGGCATTTATATCACTTTTCGTTTGTTTGATTCCCACAACCATTGGAGGTCTGCTTTCTGCAATCGGGATTGCCGGAATGGACAGAGCTTTGAGAGCGAATGTAATTACTAAAAGTGGTAAAGCAGTAGAAACTGCCGGAGATATTGATGTACTGCTGCTTGATAAAACAGGAACCATTACCATCGGAAATCGTAAAGCGACGGAATTTCACCCTGCTGACGGAATCAGATTGTCAGATTTCATTAAGGCTTCTGCCTTAAGTTCTGTGGCAGATGAAACACCGGAAGGAAAATCCATCATAGAATTAAGCCAGCTGAAATCAGAAGATCTTCTTGTTCCCAACCCGGTCTATATAGATTTCTCAGCGGAAACAAGAACCTCAGGGATTGATTTTGAAGACACAAGGATCAGAAAAGGAGCGTATGACACGATAAAAAAACTGACTGAAAAAGCCGGGAATATCTTCCCGAAAGAAACCCAGGATGCCGTTACCAAAATTTCCGAAAACGGGGGAACGCCTCTTGTGGTAAGCGTTAATGAAAAAGTCTGGGGCGTCATCGAACTTCAGGATATTATTAAAACAGGAATTCAGGAACGTTTCCAGAGACTGAGAAAAATGGGGGTGAAAACGGTGATGGTAACCGGAGATAATCCTCTGACCGCAAAATTCATTGCTGAAAAAGCAGGCGTAGATGATTTCATTGCCGAAGCTAAGCCCGAAGACAAAATGAACTACATCAAAAAAGAACAGCAGGAAGGCAAGCTGGTTGCCATGATGGGAGACGGAACGAATGACGCTCCGGCCCTAGCTCAGGCTGATGTGGGGGTAGCGATGAACAGCGGAACACAGGCTGCAAAAGAAGCCGGTAATATGGTGGACCTTGACAATGACCCTACGAAACTGATCGAGATTGTAGAGATCGGAAAACAGTTGCTAATGACCCGTGGAACACTGACGACTTTCAGTATTGCGAATGACGTTGCTAAATATTTTGCCATTATTCCGGCATTATTTATCACTTTCATTCCTTCGCTTCAGAAATTGAATATTATGAATCTTCACAGCCCGGAAACAGCGATATTATCAGCCGTTATTTTCAATGCCGTGATCATTCCTTTCCTTATTCCATTAGCGTTAAAAGGTGTAGCTTATAAACCTATTGGTGCCAGTGCACTGCTAAGAAGAAACCTTTTAATCTATGGTTTGGGTGGTGTTATTGTTCCATTCATTGGCATCAAAATCATCGATTTAGTGATCAGTTTATTCTATTAAAATTTAAAAAATGAAAAATCATATTGTTGCAGCATTCAGACTGACTATTGTAATGCTGGCTGTCGTAGGAATTTATCTGCTTATCGTATATGGAGGCTCAAAAATATTGCCTACGAAGGGAAATGCAGAGATCATTACCCGGAACGGACAGAAGTTTTACGCGAATATCGGGCAGGAATTCAAATCTGAAAAATATTTTCACGGACGTCCATCATCTGTTAATTATAATGCAGCAGGAAGCGGTGGAAGCAATAAAGGTCCAAGTAACGACGAATATCTGGAAACCGTCCAAAAAAGAATAGACACTTTAAAAATGGGACATCCGGGAATGGGAAATGCAAAAATTCCTGTAGAACTGGTTACAGCCAGTGGAAGCGGCTTGGATCCTGATATTTCTGAAGAAGGAGCCTTGTATCAGGTAAAGAAAATTGCAGAAGTAAGAAATCTTTCGGAGGAAAAAGTAAAAGATTTAGTGAAAAATCAGACAGAGAAACCGTTTTTAGGACTTTTAGGACCATCAAAAGTAAATGTGCTGAAACTTAATATTGCTTTGGATCAATTAAAATAATAAACTTTATTTTCTTTTGTCTTGAAACAAAAGAAACAAAAATTCAAGACTTGGAAATTCCGGCTAAAAATAAATGATGTTCTCTAAAAATTCTAAACTCGTGCGGGAAGATTATTTATCATTGGGTTATATTTTTTCCCGCACTCAAACACAAGAATTTTTTTAACGTTCACATCAATTATTTTTTTTAACGCCTCCATTTCCCAGGTCAGAACAAGATACAATTTTAGAACTTTTATGAAAAAATATAGTATTCTAGGAATTATACTGGGGATCTTTTTCCCAAAAGCACAATCATCAGATTCATTAAAAACAGAAAATAAAGTGACTTTTTCTGCCTATGCAGAACTTTTCTACACCTATGATTTTAATGAACCTGCCAATCATCTCCGTCAGAATTTTTTATATTCCTACAACAGACATAATGAGCTTAATCTGAATTTAGGCTTGGTAAAAGCAAATTATCAGAGTGAAAACCTTCGTGCCAACGTAGCTTTAATGGCCGGAACGTATGCGCAGGACAATATGGCTGCCGAGCAGGATGCATTGCGATACGTCAACGAAGCAAATATTGGGATTAAGATTTCAAGAAACAAAAATTTGTGGATTGATGCCGGGATTATGCCTTCCCACATCGGTTGGGAAAGTGCTATAGGAAAAGATAATATCAATCTGACCAGAAGTTTTGCGGCTGAAAATTCTCCTTATTTTGAAACGGGAGCAAAGGTTTCTTATACTTCAGACAACGGAAAATGGTTTTTAAGTGGCCTTGTACTTAATGGTTGGCAGCGTATTGCAAAACCGGAAGGAAACCAAAGCATTTCTTTCGGACACCAGGTGATCTACAAACCGACAGATAAAATTACACTGAACAGCAGTTCTTTCATCGGAAACGACAAATCGAAAGCTGAAAAAAGAATGCGGTATTTCCATGATCTTTACGGGAATTTTCAGTTGACAGACCAATTCTCAGCTTTGCTTGGGTTCGATATTGGGGCAGAGCAGAAAGAGAAAGGAAGCAGCAGTTATAACATCTGGTACACTCCAAATGTGTTAATGAAATACCAGCTGGACAGCAAGTGGGCCCTGGCAGGAAGAGTTGAATATTACAACGATAAAAACGGTGTCATCATCAGCACTAAAACGCCTAATGGTTTCCAAACCTTCGGATATTCCCTGAATGTGGATTATGCCATTCTTAAAAACGTGGTTTTCCGTACAGAAGCCAGAGGATTTACCTCTAAAGATGCCATTTTCGTGAAGAATGGTGAGATGAAGCAGGGAAATTTCTTTATCACAACAAGTTTGGCTGCCTGGTTTTAGAAAGTAAAAAAATAATTAATCACAAAAGTCACAAAAGCTTTTAACACTTAATTTATATACTGAATTCCGGGCATAAACAGCTGTGAAAATCTGTGCCATCTGTGGTGAGAAGAACAACCACAAAAGTCACAAAAGATTATAACATTTAAGTTATTTGAAGTTAAATGTTTTGTGAATAAGAGATCATATAAGTTTTTAAAAAATCAAAGGTTTCTTATACTGATGAATAATAATTATGAGCCGCTAAAAATTCCCCTCCCTTGGAGGGGTGGCGAAAATTCAAAGAATTTTTGACGGGGTGGTTCAAGAAAAAATATCCAGAATAGCCGTAACTTACTTATGCCTTGCAAGGTATTCAAAAACAAAAAACTTTTGTGCCTTTTGTGTTTTAGAAATTAATTAAGCAAAAAATCAATGTCATCAGCAAAACATTTTTTAGAATTGATCCAGAAATCCCGGAAAGGAAAATTCAAGATCTATATCGGGATGAGCGCAGGCGTGGGGAAAAACTTTCCGGATGCTTCAGGAGGCACAATCTCTTCTGCGTAACGGCATTGACGTAAAGATTGGATATATAGAAACCCACAACCGGGAAGAAACCGTAGCCCTTACCAATGGAATTCCCGAAATACCAAGACGATCCGTTTTTTATAAAGGTAAAAATCTGGAAGAAATGGATCTTCAGACCATCATCAATGAACATCCGGAGGTCGTTCTCGTGGATGAATTAGCGCATACCAATGTAGAAGGTTCAAAAAATAAAAAAAGATGGCAGGATGTACTGGAAATCCTTGATAGCGGAATCAATGTCATCAGTGCCATGAATATCCAGCATATCGAAAGCTTAAATGAAGAAGTGAAAAATATTACAGGAATAGAAGTGACAGAACGTGTTCCGGATAAAATTTTAAGTCTTGCTGATGAGGTAGTCAATATAGACCTTACCGCAGATGAACTGCTGACCCGTCTGAAAGAAGGAAAAATTTATAAAAAAGAGAAGATCCAGACCGCGCTTACCAATTTTTTTCAAAGCGGACATATTTTGCAACTCAGGGAGCTTGCCTTAAAAGAAGTGGCTGCCCATGTAGAAAGAAAGGTGGAAACGGAAATCAAAACAGAGAATTTTAAACCGATAAAATTTCTGGCGTGCATCAGCAGTAATGAAAAGATTGCTAAGAACATCATTCGGAAAACAGCCCGTTTGGCAAGTTATTACAACAGTCAGTGGACGGTCTTGTATGTTCAAAAGCCATCAGAAAATCCTGAAAAAATAGCCCTCGACAAACAA
The Chryseobacterium sp. W4I1 DNA segment above includes these coding regions:
- the kdpA gene encoding potassium-transporting ATPase subunit KdpA, producing MNTEILGVIAMFVITLVIGIFLGKYIANVYGYKKTFLDPVFEPVEKLIYKISGINPARQMTWKQNMYAMLTINLVWFVIGFLILMTQAWLPLNPDGNPNMSPDLAFNTAISFLVNCNLQHYSGETGVSYLSQLYLMFLQFVTAATGMAAMAVLFKAFKDKTTTELGNFYDFFTKSVIRILVPVSILVAMILSANGSPMTFEGKDHITTLEGQKIDVSRGPVAAFVAIKHLGTNGGGFFGANSAHPLENPNYVTNMTEMVTQMIIPFALVFALGFYLKKRKLSWVIFTVMTVGFLALAVPNIVNETNGNPLITQMGADSSLGAMEGKEIRFGSASSGYWSIATTVISTGSVNSMHDSTMPLSGMNELLAMMINCFYGGCGVGILNYFIFIILAVFISGLMVGRTPEFMGKKIEAKEMKIAMIVALFHPFLILVGTALTAYLPEFGAKTLNNPGFHGFSEMLYEFTSSSANNGSGFEGLGDNTPWWNILTGIVLLLSRFIPIIGPIAIAGLLAQKKFIPESSGTLKTDTATFGFMTLAVILLIAALSFFPALTLGPIAEQIQYFSK
- the kdpB gene encoding potassium-transporting ATPase subunit KdpB, which translates into the protein MKNQSQTLFQKDLVNEAIKQSFVKLNPKIMFKNPVMFLVEVGTVVMFIVSLFSLTGDQSQGSFAYNFTVFIILFFTVLFANFAEAIAEARGKAQADTLRKTREETPAKVVVDNKPGFQVETVLRMSAEMKLGDIFLCETGDQIPMDGEIIEGLATIDESAITGESAPVIRESGGDKSSVTGGTKVLSDRIKVKVTTKPGESFLDKMIALVEGASRQKTPNEIALTILLAGFTLTFIIVTLTLKPFANYAQTPITIAAFISLFVCLIPTTIGGLLSAIGIAGMDRALRANVITKSGKAVETAGDIDVLLLDKTGTITIGNRKATEFHPADGIRLSDFIKASALSSVADETPEGKSIIELSQLKSEDLLVPNPVYIDFSAETRTSGIDFEDTRIRKGAYDTIKKLTEKAGNIFPKETQDAVTKISENGGTPLVVSVNEKVWGVIELQDIIKTGIQERFQRLRKMGVKTVMVTGDNPLTAKFIAEKAGVDDFIAEAKPEDKMNYIKKEQQEGKLVAMMGDGTNDAPALAQADVGVAMNSGTQAAKEAGNMVDLDNDPTKLIEIVEIGKQLLMTRGTLTTFSIANDVAKYFAIIPALFITFIPSLQKLNIMNLHSPETAILSAVIFNAVIIPFLIPLALKGVAYKPIGASALLRRNLLIYGLGGVIVPFIGIKIIDLVISLFY
- the kdpC gene encoding K(+)-transporting ATPase subunit C — protein: MKNHIVAAFRLTIVMLAVVGIYLLIVYGGSKILPTKGNAEIITRNGQKFYANIGQEFKSEKYFHGRPSSVNYNAAGSGGSNKGPSNDEYLETVQKRIDTLKMGHPGMGNAKIPVELVTASGSGLDPDISEEGALYQVKKIAEVRNLSEEKVKDLVKNQTEKPFLGLLGPSKVNVLKLNIALDQLK
- a CDS encoding porin, translating into MKKYSILGIILGIFFPKAQSSDSLKTENKVTFSAYAELFYTYDFNEPANHLRQNFLYSYNRHNELNLNLGLVKANYQSENLRANVALMAGTYAQDNMAAEQDALRYVNEANIGIKISRNKNLWIDAGIMPSHIGWESAIGKDNINLTRSFAAENSPYFETGAKVSYTSDNGKWFLSGLVLNGWQRIAKPEGNQSISFGHQVIYKPTDKITLNSSSFIGNDKSKAEKRMRYFHDLYGNFQLTDQFSALLGFDIGAEQKEKGSSSYNIWYTPNVLMKYQLDSKWALAGRVEYYNDKNGVIISTKTPNGFQTFGYSLNVDYAILKNVVFRTEARGFTSKDAIFVKNGEMKQGNFFITTSLAAWF